From the genome of Solidesulfovibrio carbinolicus, one region includes:
- a CDS encoding tetratricopeptide repeat protein: MTILPEILGCYQSEKREKMGGQGGSGRGFVQRIDWLAMKLGPARIVIFPLDEKHLPMPLQKIVTPEEFLRHFVPAPLLYSERIAPAALVLGRLLRDVGPGLDHKTLPPPEQALFLVILAALAAAGRPDTGEDALAVLQGSGAATAEGQKLAINAFGISLRKSGDFDGAANYYRKALELSPHDERLMFNLARTLYEKGDPAGCRALLEKAVAADPDFAEAKAFLRYLARHAKPAGVEDFPDITI; this comes from the coding sequence ATGACGATACTGCCGGAAATCCTCGGCTGCTACCAGTCCGAGAAGCGCGAGAAGATGGGCGGCCAGGGCGGCTCCGGACGCGGGTTCGTCCAGCGCATCGACTGGCTGGCCATGAAGCTCGGGCCGGCGCGCATCGTCATCTTCCCCCTGGACGAAAAACACCTGCCCATGCCCCTGCAAAAAATCGTCACGCCGGAAGAATTCCTGCGCCATTTCGTGCCGGCCCCGCTGCTGTACAGCGAGCGCATCGCCCCGGCCGCCTTGGTGCTGGGGCGGCTGCTGCGTGACGTCGGGCCGGGCCTGGACCACAAAACCCTGCCCCCGCCCGAACAGGCCCTTTTCCTGGTCATCCTGGCCGCCCTGGCCGCCGCCGGCCGGCCCGACACCGGCGAGGACGCCCTGGCCGTGCTCCAGGGCAGCGGCGCGGCCACGGCTGAGGGCCAAAAGCTCGCCATAAACGCCTTTGGCATAAGCCTTCGCAAAAGCGGCGACTTCGACGGCGCGGCCAACTATTACCGCAAGGCCCTGGAGCTTTCCCCCCACGACGAACGCCTCATGTTCAACCTCGCCCGCACCCTCTATGAAAAAGGCGACCCCGCCGGCTGCCGGGCGCTCCTGGAAAAGGCCGTGGCCGCCGACCCGGACTTCGCCGAGGCCAAGGCCTTCCTGCGCTATCTGGCCCGCCACGCCAAACCGGCCGGCGTCGAAGACTTCCCGGACATCACGATCTGA